A stretch of the Sulfolobus acidocaldarius SUSAZ genome encodes the following:
- a CDS encoding peroxiredoxin family protein, which translates to MGEEKKKKLSIIVFSGTIDKLMPVGILSSAAAAGGYEVNLFFTFWGLQSITKSSIHSQKPPQIDKNYEQMGPIMMQRMQEMKYPMWHQLVQQAKEVGEVKVYACSTTMEFFGVKREDLAEFVDDVVGAATFLDRAEGGITLFI; encoded by the coding sequence ATGGGAGAAGAAAAGAAGAAGAAACTGTCTATAATAGTGTTCTCAGGAACAATAGACAAGCTTATGCCAGTAGGAATCTTATCCTCTGCAGCAGCTGCAGGTGGTTATGAGGTTAACCTGTTCTTCACCTTCTGGGGTTTACAGTCAATTACCAAGAGCAGTATTCACAGTCAAAAGCCACCACAGATAGACAAGAACTATGAGCAAATGGGACCTATAATGATGCAGAGAATGCAAGAGATGAAGTATCCCATGTGGCATCAATTAGTTCAGCAAGCTAAAGAAGTTGGCGAAGTTAAAGTATATGCATGCTCAACTACAATGGAGTTCTTTGGTGTAAAGAGGGAGGATTTAGCGGAATTTGTTGATGATGTAGTAGGTGCAGCAACTTTTTTAGATAGAGCTGAGGGTGGAATTACATTATTTATCTAA
- a CDS encoding response regulator SirA: protein MTQEAKISKTLDARGMYCPGPVLETAKAIKQIQVGEVLEVLATDPAAKPDIEAWARRTGHQILDIQQQGEATRILIKRMK, encoded by the coding sequence GTGACTCAAGAAGCGAAAATATCAAAGACCCTTGATGCAAGGGGAATGTATTGCCCTGGACCTGTTCTAGAGACAGCTAAGGCTATAAAGCAGATACAAGTCGGTGAAGTATTAGAAGTATTAGCTACAGACCCAGCTGCAAAACCTGATATTGAGGCTTGGGCAAGGAGGACAGGTCATCAAATCCTAGATATCCAGCAACAGGGAGAGGCAACTAGAATACTTATCAAGAGAATGAAATAA
- a CDS encoding heterodisulfide reductase has translation MAAKTITPPLPDDPRYLDMSYEVQGAVAEEERNLISNLKPEEREAAIRFWESVKSDFRFNEYLRGCLNCGVCTSGCPAAKFYDFGPREMIQYMMRDSVDKIWEFTNKKVWACVQCYTCSMRCPFNNEIAGLIMLLREYAVKFALPSAKEVLAPYRRVLLTVITTGNQVTPNMIQPEAFPDWGPRALEESENMDVYRKAIPVDLLQRSDVGWHTSLQTAVELMTIFIESGVLDSLKNVDKDLYDMIMDIYEERKQQLEELKEKWEKGELNEDELPDSWLDL, from the coding sequence ATGGCAGCTAAAACTATAACTCCACCTTTACCTGACGACCCTAGATACTTGGATATGTCATATGAGGTACAAGGAGCAGTAGCTGAGGAAGAGAGGAATCTAATAAGCAATTTGAAACCTGAGGAAAGAGAAGCGGCAATTAGATTTTGGGAATCTGTGAAAAGCGATTTCAGATTTAATGAATATTTGAGGGGTTGCTTAAACTGTGGAGTATGTACCTCAGGGTGTCCTGCAGCCAAGTTTTACGATTTTGGACCAAGGGAAATGATTCAGTATATGATGAGGGATTCTGTCGATAAGATTTGGGAATTCACCAACAAGAAAGTGTGGGCTTGTGTACAGTGTTATACGTGCTCAATGAGATGCCCATTTAATAATGAAATTGCGGGTTTGATAATGTTATTGAGAGAATATGCAGTGAAATTTGCTTTACCATCAGCTAAGGAAGTGCTTGCCCCTTACAGAAGAGTTTTACTGACAGTGATAACCACAGGAAATCAAGTAACACCTAATATGATTCAACCTGAGGCTTTCCCAGACTGGGGACCAAGAGCCTTAGAGGAGTCTGAGAACATGGATGTCTATAGAAAGGCAATACCAGTGGATTTACTACAAAGGTCTGATGTAGGTTGGCATACATCATTACAGACAGCAGTAGAGTTAATGACAATCTTTATCGAATCAGGAGTTCTTGATTCTCTCAAGAATGTGGATAAGGATCTTTATGACATGATTATGGATATTTATGAAGAGAGAAAGCAACAGTTGGAGGAACTAAAAGAGAAATGGGAAAAGGGAGAGCTTAACGAAGACGAATTGCCTGATAGTTGGCTAGATTTGTAA